The Lynx canadensis isolate LIC74 chromosome D1, mLynCan4.pri.v2, whole genome shotgun sequence genome has a segment encoding these proteins:
- the LOC115526202 gene encoding olfactory receptor 149-like, whose amino-acid sequence MKNLSAVTEFILLGIPHTEDLETMLFVLFLGCYVFTLMGNLLILLAIVSSTRLHTPMYFFLCQLSVCDIFFPSVSSPKMLFYLSGNSRAISYAGCMSQLFFYHFLGCTECFLYTVMAYDRFVAICYPLRYTVIMSHRVCAILAMGTSFFGCIQATFLTTLTFQLPYCGPNEVDYFFCDIPVMLKLACADTSALEMVGFVSVGLMPLSCFLLILTSYSRIVCSILQIRSTEGRRRAFSTCSAHLTAILLFYMPVVLIYLRPTPSPWLDATVQILNNLVTPMLNPLIYSLRNKEVKSSLGKVLHHLGFLADRLYRENTS is encoded by the coding sequence ATGAAGAATCTCTCAGCAGTGACTGAGTTCATCCTGCTGGGCATCCCACACACGGAAGACCTGGAGACCATGCTCTTTGTCCTGTTTTTGGGCTGCTACGTCTTCACTCTTATGGGGAACCTGCTCATCCTACTGGCGATTGTCTCCTCCACTCGGCttcacacccccatgtacttcttcctgtgTCAACTGTCTGTGTGTGACATATTTTTCCCTTCTGTGAGCTCCCCCAAGATGCTCTTCTACCTCTCGGGGAACAGCCGGGCCATCTCCTATGCGGGCTGCATGTCCCAGCTCTTCTTCTACCACTTCCTGGGCTGTACCGAGTGCTTCCTGTACACGGTGATGGCCTACGACCGCTTTGTCGCCATCTGTTACCCTCTCCGCTACACGGTAATCATGAGCCACAGGGTGTGTGCCATCCTGGCCATGGGGACCTCTTTTTTTGGCTGCATTCAGGCCACCTTCCTAACCACTCTCACCTTCCAGTTGCCCTACTGTGGCCCCAATGAGGTGGATTACTTCTTCTGTGATATCCCGGTGATGCTGAAGCTGGCTTGTGCTGACACCTCAGCCCTGGAGATGGTGGGGTTCGTCAGCGTGGGCCTCATGCCCCTCAGCTGCTTCCTTCTCATCCTCACCTCCTACAGTCGCATTGTCTGCTCCATCCTGCAGATCCGCTCTACTGAAGGCAGACGCCGTGCCTTCTCCACCTGCAGTGCCCACCTCACCGCCATCCTGCTTTTCTACATGCCGGTGGTCCTCATCTACCTCAGGCCCACCCCAAGCCCCTGGCTGGATGCAACTGTTCAGATCCTGAATAACCTGGTCACCCCCATGCTGAACCCCTTGATTTACAGCCTCAGGAACAAGGAAGTAAAATCCTCTCTGGGGAAGGTGCTACATCACTTGGGCTTCCTTGCTGACCGATTGTACAGAGAGAACACTAGTTAA